The DNA segment AAGTCGCCATCCCCCGCAACCGTCAACCCAGATGGTCCGGGATAAGCAGGAGGAAACTGGTAGAGTTCCGTAAAGGAATAACCGCGCGCTTGCTCAGGAGTCAGCCAGCCCACAATGACCAACAGCAAGCACGATAACCAACGCAGCCAATTCTGAATTCGCTGGTAGTGCAAGGGACTCACACCGGAACCTCTACCTGTCTTTATCTAGAAAGGCAACATGCAATTGACTCCATGTGTATCACCGTAAACGGGCCACCCATTAAGACAGCAGGGCAACAGACAAAAGTCGCCTATCACGGTTTTTCTTCGTTTATACATCGGATCACTTTCCGCTTACCGCTTTGGAGTGACGGCGCCAATTCCGTCTTTTCAGTGGAAACCGACCGTGGCTCAATTTCGTGACCGCGAATTTACGGCTGGGACGCGGGGTCATCGGCGACCGTGGGATTCCCGGATTCCGGCGCGTAGGCCACGAGCATGATGTTGGAATCGTTGCCGGCATGGGCGCGCTGTTCCCAGCGGACAAATCCCGCGCGCGCCAGCATCGCCTCAATTTCCGACCGGCTCTGAAAATGCAATCCTTCACCGGAACGGGTCAGTCCCCAACGGGTGGCGAACCGCTCCCACCGCAGCACCTTGCGGTGGCCGGCGGATGTGGCGCGGGCGCCGTCGCGCAGGACCAACCGCCCGCCGGGCGCCAGCGCCCGGCGCACTTTGTTGAGGATGAGTTGCTGTTTCGACGGCGGCCAGTAGTGCAGCACATCCAATAGCAACGCGACCTCGGCCGCGGGCAATTCCGCGGTCAACAGATCGCCACAGGTAAATTCGACGCGCGGATTTTCCGCCGCGCTGCGTTGGGCCACGCGGATTTTTGCCTCGTCGTAATCCAATCCCCAAAACGTTCGCGTGTCCGTGAACGCCGCCAGCCAATGACTGGCCAGGCCGTAGCCACAACCCAGGTCCAGCACCCGCGACCGCCGCGGCACCACGGCGTCCAGTTGCGCAAAGAACGGATCGAGTTTCATTTTCCATTTCGCGAACTGCTCCACGTAGGCGCCTTGATAGCGGTACAGGCGGGCCACTTTGCGGCGCACCACCGGCGGGGTGTTGAGGGCGTCCAGTTGTTCCTGTAATGCGGCGCGCATCAGCGCTTCGCAATGTTTCATCAACGCCACCACGCCCTGGCGATAATCGAAATTCTGCGGGGTGATCCGCGGCAGCGCGCGCACGGTGGCGTGATACGGCTCGAACCAGTAGGCGTCCCGGGGCATGGCTTCATTCGAACCGCAAATGACGATGGGTAAAAGGTCCTGTCGCAATTCCACCGCCAGCTCAAACGCGCCGCGCCGGAAGCGTTGCGCGTAACCATCAACGGACCGGGTGCCTTCCGGATAGAAATGCACCGAGGCGCCGGTGGCCAGCGTGTCGCGGCAGCGTTGCAAGGTGGTGGCGGGATCATTCGGTTCAACCATGATGTGCCCGAGGATTTTGCAACCAATCCCGAGCATGGGCGCGTCAAACACCCGTTTCTTCGCCGTTTGCCGCACGTCGCCGGGCAGGCTCACCATCAACATCACGTCCACGGCGGATTGGTGGTTGCTGATGACGATGCCGGGTTTGGCGAAAGTGGCGGAGTTGAGGTTTTGAAATTCCAATTTACCGAACGGCATGCCCTTCACCACGCCGCGCGCCATCCAGCGGGTGGCGCGGCGCAACCGATCCTTGGCGTTACGAGGCGAAACGAGGTTCAGCAACGGGCGCAGGACGTAATACAAAAACACCTGACTGCCACCCAGATGAATCAACACCCACAGCGTTCCCAGCACATGCCACCACCGCGGCGCACCGCGTGGCTGCGGTTTATAGAGCAACAATTCCACGCAGGCGGGCGTGATCACCAGGGTCGCCAGAAACGTGCTGGCCATGCCGAGCAGCACCGTCGTGCCCATGGAGAACAGCACCGGATGTTGCGCCAGGATCAACACCGCGAAACCGCAAATGGTGGTGCCCACGGAGATCAACACCGAAGCGCTGGTCGGCGCAATGCGCGGCGGATGCCCGCGCCAGACATCCAGTTTGCTCGTCGCCAGAAACACGCTGTAATCCTCGCCCATGCCGATGACGAAAATGACGAAGACACAGTTCATCACGTTGATCGGCAAACCGAAGAGACCCATCAACCCGAGGGTCCAAAGCAAACCAAAACCAATCGGCAACAGCGTGACCACCACCAGTTCGATGGACGCCAGCGAGAGATACACAATCAAACCAACCGCCACGGCCGTCCACAGCACAAAAAAGCCCAGCCCGTCCCGCGCCAGATCCGCGATGTGATCCGTGAACGCCTTTTGATCCACCAAAATAAATTCCGGCAACGCGGCCTGTAATGTCGCCGCCTGCGACCGGTCGCTCAACTTAACCAGGGTGCTGATGGCGGTGTCGTTCGTCCCCACGGCGACTCGTTCCGCCATGACCGCCTCCAACGGCGTGTCTTTGAAATAGTCCAACGTCAACCAGGCCGGTCGCTCGGTGACGATTTTCCAGAACGGCGCGAAGGCCTCCGGTTGAAAACCCAGTTCCCCACTGATGCGGTTCAAGTCGGCGCGCAGTTCACGCTGACGTTCCGGGGTCCAGAACTGCTGCCACCGCCGCAGGTTTTCCTCCTGCGTGGCGGGGGCGGGGCAAATGGCCGCCAGCGAATAGATATTGGTGACGGCGCTTTGCTGCGCCAGCAGGCCGGCGAGTTGATCGTTCCGCGCCAGCGCGGCGGCGGGCGTTGCTCCCCGCGCAATCAGCAACGACATGCTGAGAGCGTCGCCCCAGGTTTCGCTGATGAGCTGGTCATCGGCGCGCGTGGCTGGCGTGATGCCGTTGAGCTTGGCGAGATCGCCCTCGAACCGCAGCCGTTGCAGCCCCAGCCCGGCCAGCGCCGTGAGCGCCACCAACAGCCCCACCGACCATAACCGGTGCCGTTTCTGCCAGCCGTGAAAGGCTTCCATCCAGTTGGTGAAACGCAACGGTCGCAGCGCGGCGGTGTCCCGCTTCGGCAACGGCACCAACAAGGTCAGCACCGTCAAGGCAAACGCCGCTGACATCAATACGCCCGTCGCGCCAAAAATTCCGAGTTGGCGATAACCGGACATGGGCGAAACGGCCAGCACGATAAACGCCGCAATAATGGTGAACGCGCCAATGAAGGTGGGCAGCAGCAGGCGACTTAAAATTTTGGCGGCGGAAGCGCGGTCGGTGGCGGCGTTGTCCAGGTGATAGACCACGTAAATGCCGTAATCCACGGTGATGCCAATCGCCATGCTGGCGAACCCTGTGGCGATGGCGGAAACGTGATCATCGGTCAGCGCCAGCACCGCGCCCGCAATGGCCGTTCCGAACAGCGACGGCAGAAACGTCACCGTGGCCAGCCAACGACGCCGGTAGGCGGTGAAGCACAAAATGAACATCGCGGACACGGCCAGCGTGAGGCAGCGCATCGCATCCCGACGCAGCAACGTCGCGTTGTCCAGCGCCATTCGGTGACCGCCGGTGATGGCCACATGCACTCCGGGAAATTCCGCCTCCACCGCGCGGACCACCCGCGATATTTCCTGCATCAACCCCGCGCTCAAACGGGAATCCGACGAACCGAAATTCGGTTCCACCACCATCAACACATGCCGGCCATCACCGCTGGTGA comes from the Verrucomicrobiia bacterium genome and includes:
- a CDS encoding 1-acyl-sn-glycerol-3-phosphate acyltransferase → MTDRLYARLYFWLTAHRRGVLAVAALLMVTALVISSRVQLQEDILDLLPGNDAQVDDYRYALRKFRQIDRLYLDIGISHGDPESLGAAADEVFALLATNQNFTRITYQINSGGLGKVVGFLTGAFPNLFTEADAAALTDKLAPASIREHLTSMRQKLAGPEGMVLKNVVAADPIGFTPLMAAKALPLQAGFGGAQIVDGRITSGDGRHVLMVVEPNFGSSDSRLSAGLMQEISRVVRAVEAEFPGVHVAITGGHRMALDNATLLRRDAMRCLTLAVSAMFILCFTAYRRRWLATVTFLPSLFGTAIAGAVLALTDDHVSAIATGFASMAIGITVDYGIYVVYHLDNAATDRASAAKILSRLLLPTFIGAFTIIAAFIVLAVSPMSGYRQLGIFGATGVLMSAAFALTVLTLLVPLPKRDTAALRPLRFTNWMEAFHGWQKRHRLWSVGLLVALTALAGLGLQRLRFEGDLAKLNGITPATRADDQLISETWGDALSMSLLIARGATPAAALARNDQLAGLLAQQSAVTNIYSLAAICPAPATQEENLRRWQQFWTPERQRELRADLNRISGELGFQPEAFAPFWKIVTERPAWLTLDYFKDTPLEAVMAERVAVGTNDTAISTLVKLSDRSQAATLQAALPEFILVDQKAFTDHIADLARDGLGFFVLWTAVAVGLIVYLSLASIELVVVTLLPIGFGLLWTLGLMGLFGLPINVMNCVFVIFVIGMGEDYSVFLATSKLDVWRGHPPRIAPTSASVLISVGTTICGFAVLILAQHPVLFSMGTTVLLGMASTFLATLVITPACVELLLYKPQPRGAPRWWHVLGTLWVLIHLGGSQVFLYYVLRPLLNLVSPRNAKDRLRRATRWMARGVVKGMPFGKLEFQNLNSATFAKPGIVISNHQSAVDVMLMVSLPGDVRQTAKKRVFDAPMLGIGCKILGHIMVEPNDPATTLQRCRDTLATGASVHFYPEGTRSVDGYAQRFRRGAFELAVELRQDLLPIVICGSNEAMPRDAYWFEPYHATVRALPRITPQNFDYRQGVVALMKHCEALMRAALQEQLDALNTPPVVRRKVARLYRYQGAYVEQFAKWKMKLDPFFAQLDAVVPRRSRVLDLGCGYGLASHWLAAFTDTRTFWGLDYDEAKIRVAQRSAAENPRVEFTCGDLLTAELPAAEVALLLDVLHYWPPSKQQLILNKVRRALAPGGRLVLRDGARATSAGHRKVLRWERFATRWGLTRSGEGLHFQSRSEIEAMLARAGFVRWEQRAHAGNDSNIMLVAYAPESGNPTVADDPASQP